GATCAGCATGACAAGCACACATTACGTTGCAAGACCGAGATGGTCTTTGCGTGCTGCTTCAACCCGCCCGTCACGGGCAAGGAAGTGCACCGCGAAGACGGGTCTTACGCGCTGGAAAATTCCTGAACCAAAGGCGGGCAGGGGTGAAAAGCCACCTGCCCAAATACCCATGACTCACACTGTTGAGAAAATCGGCGGCACTTGTATGAGCCGCGCGCGCGAATTGCTGGATACGCTTTATGTTGGCGACCGCGATCAAGGCGCAATCTATAACCGCGTTTTTGTCGTGTCGGCATTTGGTGGTATTACCAATATGCTGCTGGAACATAAAAAAACCGGATCGCCCGGTGTTTATGCCCGTTTCTCCAATGATGACAGCGGTGCGGGCTGGGGCGATGCGCTGCGCGACACCGCCGCGCGCATGTGCGAAATCCACGGCGAGATTCTGGACCATGACGGTGACCGCGAACGCGCTGACGCATTCGTGCGTGACCGGATCGAGGGGGCGCGCGCCTGTCTGCTGGATTTGCAGCGCCTTGGGTCATACGGTCATTTCCGCATAGACCAGCAAATGCAGACCGTGCGCGAACTTCTGTCCGGGATGGGAGAGGCGCATTCCGCCTTCGTCACCGCATTGCTGCTGCAACGCCACAGCGTGAACGCGCGCTTTGTCGATCTGTCCGGCTGGCGCGATGACAGCAACCCTGATCTGGCTACGCGCTTGAACAACGCGATGGAAGGCATTGATCTTGCGTCAGAACTTCCTATCGTGACGGGCTATGCCCATTGCAGCGAGGGGCTGATGCGCGAATATGATCGCGGCTATTCCGAAGTTGTGTTTGCCCATCTGGCCGCCCAGACCGGCGCGGCGGAAGCGATTATCCACAAGGAATTCCACCTGTCATCGGCTGATCCCAAGATTGTGGGCGAAGAAAACACCCGCAAAATCGGCCGCACCAGCTATGACGTGGCGGATCAGCTGTCAAATCTGGGGATGGAAGCCATCCACCCGAATGCCGCCCGTGTGTTGCGCCGCGCCGATGTGCCCTTACGCGTGAAACATGCGTTTGAACCCGAAGATCCCGGCACGCTGATTGGTCCCGACGGGGGCAGCGCGGGGCGTGTGGAAATGGTCACCGGCCTCGGTGTGCACGCGTTTGAAGTGCATGAACCCGATATGGTTGGCGTCAAGGGCTATGATGCCTGCATTCTGGATGCGCTGGCGCGTCATAATATCTGGATTGTGTCAAAACATTCCAATGCCAACACGATCACGCATTATCTTAGCGGGTCGTTGAAGGCCATTCGCCGTGTCGAACGTGATATCATGAAAACTTATCCCAATGCGGAAGTGACGGCGCGGCCCTTGGCTATGGTGTCGGTCATCGGGTCGGATTTAAGCGAGATTTCGGTGCTGGCGCGGGGGCTGGGCGCGCTGGAAGATGCCGGCATCAAGGCACTGGCCGCCCAGCAAGGCCTGCGCCGTGTCGAGGTGCAGTTCCTGTTGCCGCGCGACAGCAAGGACGAAGCGATCAAGGTGTTGCATCACGCCATGGTCACCGAGGCAGAGGATACACCTGCCAAGGTTACTGCACCGCGCAAGGCAGCCTGAAACAACACTGTTCTGAAAGCGTAAAAAGGCCCGCAACCATGCTGTTGCGGGCCTTTTGCTGTCATCCCTTGCGGTCTGGCCCGAAAACGGCGTCCTGCAATTTGGCGACATTGGCAACCAGCCGGGGCAGGCGGCGGATGATCTTGCGGATTTCCAGCTGCGTTTCCAGCTTGGTGGCCGGATCGCCCAGCACTGCGCGCCCTGCGGGGACATTGGTGAACACGCGGCTGGCACCGCCCACAATCGCATCATCCCCAACGAAGATATTGTCATTCACCGCAACCTTGCCCGCCAGCAGGACACGGTTGCCAATGCGCGCGGACCCCGCAACGCCTGCCATGCCGCACATCATGCAATCTTCGCCCATCTGGACATTATGGCCGATCTGGCAGACCGAATCTATTTTGGTGCCCGACCCGATGACCGTGTCGCGGATGGTGCCGCGGTCGATGGACGAATTTGCCCCCAGTTCGACATCATCGCCAATGCGCACCGCGCCCAGTGACTGGATGCGGTGCCATTTTTGCGCGCGCACCTGTCGCTCCCCCGACAGGCTGGCGCGCACATCTTCCGCGCCAGAGGGTTCGGGCGTCACAAAACTGAACCCGCAGCCGCCCACAACGCAATTCGGCTGGCCGATGAAGCGCGCGCCAATGACCACACGCGCGCCAATGCGCGCCCCTGCATGCAATATGACATCTGCGCCGATCACGGCATCCTCGCCCACGGTTACATTCGGGGCAATGCGGGCGTTGGGGCCAATGACGGCGCGCGCGCCAATGCTGGTAAACGGGCCGATGCAGGCCCCGTCTGCAACCTGCGCTGTGGCATGAATGAAAGATTGCGGGTGAATGCCCGTGCCAAAATCATAGCCGGGGTCCAGAAATTCGGCAATTCCCGCCATCGCCCAACGGGGGCGCGGCGCGAAAATCGCGGCTTTCAGCCCCATGGACTGCCAGTCGGCCCCGTCCCACAAAATTGCCGCCTGTGCCTGCCCTTGCGCCAGCCCTGCGGCATATTTCGGGTCCATCGCCATGGCCAGCGCGTCCGGTCCTGCCTGTGCAGGTTCGGCCGCGTGGGTGATGGCCAGATCAAGCGCCCCTTCGGCGCGCAGCCCCAGTGCCCTGGCAAGTTCCGCGATGGTATGGGACATGACGACAACTCCGCATAATTGGTCCAGATCCTTGCATACCGAAACCCTGCAACGGGGACCAGCCCCGTGCGTGCGCCCCGTGCGCGTGCTGTGCGTGTATCGTGGGGCTTGCCCTGAAGGCCGATTCCTGACAGTTGAATTGCACGAAAGGAACCCGTCATGCCCGATACCCCCGTTCCCCCGCCCGAAAAGCCCAAACGCCCGCAACAGGTCTATACGCTGCTTGTCGAACTGGGGCATATGCCCGGCGACAAACTGCCCAAAGGGGCCACTGGTGCGGGGCTTCTGGTCTATGCCACAGGCGTGGACGAGGCAGAGGCCGTGCGCGAAACCGTGGCCGTTCTGAAGCAGGCCGATTTGCGCCCGCTGGATGTGACAAGCTATGGCACGCTGGATGAACGCCTGGCTGCAGGCGATGAGGTGCCACAGCAAGAACGCGATCTGATGGCGCGCGCATTGGCTGAAAATGCCGTAATCGTCGCACAGAAAACATGGTTCAACGATGCAGATGAAAATGACTGATACACTTTGCCCCGTTTCCCTGACGCAAGACCTGGTGCGTTGCCCGTCCATCACCCCCGAAGAAGGGGGCGCGCTGCAATTGCTGCAATCGGTATTGGAGGGGGCAGGGTTCACCTGCATCCGCGTCGACCGCAACGGCACGCCCAATCTGTTCGCACGCTGGGGCGCACGCGGACATCCGCGCAGCCTTGGGTTTAACGGGCACACGGATGTTGTGCCGCTGGGCAACCCCGATGACTGGACCCGCGCGCCCTTCGGCGGCGAAAGTGACGCCGGCCGCATCTGGGGGCGCGGCGCATGTGACATGAAATCGGGCGTTGCGGCCTTTGTGGCGGCGGCGGTGGATTTCGTGCGCACCACCCCGCCGGACGGGGCCGTGATCCTGACGATCACCGGCGATGAAGAGGGGCCAAGCCAGGACGGCACCGTGGCCCTTCTGGACTGGATGGCCCCGCGCGGAGAGGCAATGTCGGCCTGTATCGTGGGGGAACCCACCTGCCCGAATACCATGGGCGAGATGATCAAGATCGGGCGGCGCGGGTCAATGACGGCGCATGTGGTGGCGCGCGGACGGCAGGGGCATGCAGCCTATCCGCATAAGGCGGCCAACCCGTTGCCGGTTCTGGTGCACTATCTGGACCGGCTGGCCCGCCACGATCTGGACCGCGGCACGGACCATTTCGACCCGTCCACGCTGGCGCTGACAACCATAGATGTGGGAAACCCGGCATCGAATGTGATCCCTGCGCAAGGGCGCGCAACACTGAACATCCGTTTCAATGACCTGCACACAAGCGCAAGCCTGTCGGACTGGTTGCGCGATGTGGCGCGCGATGTCTGCGCAGGCACAGATGTGACGCTGGATCTGGAATTCCACATTTCCGGCGAAAGTTTTCTGACCCCACCGGGGCCGCTGTCGGATCTGGTGGCACAGGCTGTGACGGATGAATGCGGGGTTGTTCCTGTGCTGTCCACATCGGGCGGCACATCTGATGCGCGGTTCATCAAGGACCATTGCCCTGTCGTGGAATTCGGGCTTGTGGGCACTTCCCTGCATCAGGTTGATGAATACGCCGAAATTGACCAGATACATCAGCTAAAAGCCGTCTATGGCCGTATCTTGCAGGCGTATTTCGCATGACATTGTCCATCGCCCTGACCGAGGATCTAGCCACCTGCCACGCCTTGCGCCGCGCGGTGTTTATTGAAGAACAGGGCGTGTCCGTGATTGAGGAAGTGGACGGGCGTGACACTGATGCGCTGCATATTCTGGCGCACAAGGACGGGCAGGCGGTCGGCTGCGCGCGTATTCTGGTGGCTGGTGCAACGGGCAAGATCGGGCGTGTGTGCGTGCTGGCGCAGATGCGCGGGCAGGGCGTTGGCGTTGCGCTTATTGAGGCCGCGCTGGACTGCTTGCGCCAGATTGACGGGGTCACACAGGCCAGACTGGGTGCGCAGACCCATGCAATCGGGTTTTATGAACGGCTGGGGTTTTCCGTAGATGGGCCGGAATATCTGGATGCGGGGATTGTGCATCGGGATATGGTGCGGCCAGTGTGACCGTCGATTGTGATCGGAATGCGCCGTGACGACACAGATGGCGCGTGCTAAAGGGGGCAAATGACACGCTTTGCATCCCGCCTTGGCCCGCGCCCGTTCCGCCCCGCCCGCCCACCCCAGGCAGGGGTTACACCCCTGCCTTGCGCAACGCGCGCGGGCCAACCTGAACGCAGGGGATTTGCATGAAACAGCTTCCCGGACTGGACCAGTTGCGCGCGTGGATCGCGGAAAACCCCGGCGCCAGCAAACGCGACATTGCCAAAGCGTTCGACATAAAGGGCGGCGCGAAGATCGACCTGAAAGCCATGCTGCGCGAGTTGGAGGGCGAAGGCGTTCTGCCGCGCCGCCGATCCAAAGGCGGCACAGGCGCGTTGCCCCCCGTGACGGTGCTGGAAATTCTGGCCCCTGATGCGCAGGGTGATCTGTTCGCGCGCGCGGTCGAGTGGCGCAGCGAAGGCCCTGCGCCGCGCATCCTGTTCCTGACCCGCAGCGATGACCCCGCCCTTGGCGAGGGGGACCGCGTTCTGGCGCGGATCGAGGCCATTCGTGGCCCCGATTATGACTATCAGGCCCGCCTGATGCGCAAGATCGGCACCAACCCCGCGCGCATTCTGGGTGTGTTCCGTAAATCGGCCGAAGGCGGGCGCGTTGTGCCCATCGACAAGGGCGCAGACCGTGACTGGCGTGTGTCCGCCCATGACACTGACGGCGCGCAGGATGGCGAGCTGGTCCATGCCGAACCACTAGGCAAGGGGCGTTTCGGTCCGCCTGCCGCGCGTATCATTGCGCGTCTGGGCGACCCGACCGCGCCCAAGGCCGTGTCGCTGATTGCCATTCATCAGCATGGCATACGCGATGCCTTCCCCGACGCGGTGATTGCCGAGGCTGATCGCGCCGAACCGGCAGGGCCGGAGGGGCGCCGTGATCTGCGCGATCTGGATCTGATGACCATCGACCCGTGGGATGCGCGTGATCATGATGATGCGATCATGGCCAGCGCGGACCCTGACCCCGAAAACGCGGGCGGGTTCATCCTGTGGGTGGCCATCGCGGATGTCGCGGCCTATGTGCGCCCCGGTTCCGAACTGGACCGTGAAGCGCGCAGGCGCGGCAATTCCACATACTTCCCCGACCGTGTTGTGCCCATGCTGCCCGACATTCTGTCAGGCGATCTGTGTTCGCTGCATGAAGGGGTGGACCGGCCCTGCATGGCGCTGCGCATGGTGATTGACGCGCAGGGCAACAAGCTTACGCATGATTTCCACCGCGCGATCATGCGCTCGCGCGCGTCGCTGACCTATGAGCAGGCGCAGGCCGCGGATGAAGGCAGGTTGGACGACGCGACCACGCCACTGCTGGACGGGTTGCGCGACCTGTTTGGCGCATATCGCGCGCTGCGCCATGCGCGCGACCGCCGCCAGCCACTGGATATCGACCTGCCCGAACGCCAGATCGTGCTGTCGGATGAAGGGCGCGTCACATCGGTTGCGTTCAAGGAACGGTTTGATGCGCATCGTCTGGTCGAGGATTTCATGGTCCTTGCCAATGTTGCGGCCGCCGAAACCCTGCGCGAAAAAGGGTCTGCGTTGCTTTACCGTGTGCATGAGGAACCGAGTCCCGAAAAAATGGAATCGCTGCGCGAACTGGCGCGGGAATCGGGATTTGCGCTGGCCAAGGGGCAGGTGTTGAAAACCCGCCATTTCAACCAGTTGCTGGCACAGGCCGAAGGCACCGAATTTGACGAATTGATCAATATGGCCACGCTGCGGTCGATGACGCAGGCCTATTACAATGCGCAGAATTTTGGGCATTTCGGGCTGGCCTTGCGTGAATATGCGCATTTCACATCGCCTATCCGGCGCTATGCGGACCTGATCGTGCACCGCGCGCTGATTGCGGCGCATAACTGGGGTGATGACGGGCTGACGCCATGGGACGTGGACCATCTGGACGAAACCGCCAAGGCCATATCCGAGGCAGAACGCCGGTCCATGGCGGCAGAGCGCGACACGGCAGACCGCTATCTGGCGGCATTTCTGGCCGAACGGGTTGGCGCGGAATTTACCGGCCGTGTGTCGGGCGTTGCGCGCTTCGGGGTGTTTGTGAAGCTTGATGAAACCGGCGCGGACGGGCTGGTGCCCATTCGCGCCATCGGCGATGAATATTTCCGCCACGACCCCGAAACACAGGTGCTGGAAGGCGAGCGCACGGGCTTTCGCATCGGTCTGGGCCAGCGTGTGAAGGTCAAACTGGCAGAGGCCGAACCCGTGACCGGCGGGCTGGCCCTGGAACTGCTGGAGGTCGAGGGCGAAGCCCCCGCGCGCAACCCGCGTGGCGGTCGTGGTCGTGGCCGTCCTGTGCGGCGCGCGGTTGGCAAGCGCAAAGGCGCGGACGCAAAAGCCCGCAAGAAGATCAAACGCACCCGAGGCTGACACGCCGGACGCTGCGTCATATCTGTTGGTGATGGATTGCGATCCCGTCACGCCCTAGACTGCCCGCCAAGGTGGTA
Above is a window of Roseinatronobacter sp. S2 DNA encoding:
- a CDS encoding aspartate kinase encodes the protein MTHTVEKIGGTCMSRARELLDTLYVGDRDQGAIYNRVFVVSAFGGITNMLLEHKKTGSPGVYARFSNDDSGAGWGDALRDTAARMCEIHGEILDHDGDRERADAFVRDRIEGARACLLDLQRLGSYGHFRIDQQMQTVRELLSGMGEAHSAFVTALLLQRHSVNARFVDLSGWRDDSNPDLATRLNNAMEGIDLASELPIVTGYAHCSEGLMREYDRGYSEVVFAHLAAQTGAAEAIIHKEFHLSSADPKIVGEENTRKIGRTSYDVADQLSNLGMEAIHPNAARVLRRADVPLRVKHAFEPEDPGTLIGPDGGSAGRVEMVTGLGVHAFEVHEPDMVGVKGYDACILDALARHNIWIVSKHSNANTITHYLSGSLKAIRRVERDIMKTYPNAEVTARPLAMVSVIGSDLSEISVLARGLGALEDAGIKALAAQQGLRRVEVQFLLPRDSKDEAIKVLHHAMVTEAEDTPAKVTAPRKAA
- a CDS encoding UDP-3-O-(3-hydroxymyristoyl)glucosamine N-acyltransferase, which produces MSHTIAELARALGLRAEGALDLAITHAAEPAQAGPDALAMAMDPKYAAGLAQGQAQAAILWDGADWQSMGLKAAIFAPRPRWAMAGIAEFLDPGYDFGTGIHPQSFIHATAQVADGACIGPFTSIGARAVIGPNARIAPNVTVGEDAVIGADVILHAGARIGARVVIGARFIGQPNCVVGGCGFSFVTPEPSGAEDVRASLSGERQVRAQKWHRIQSLGAVRIGDDVELGANSSIDRGTIRDTVIGSGTKIDSVCQIGHNVQMGEDCMMCGMAGVAGSARIGNRVLLAGKVAVNDNIFVGDDAIVGGASRVFTNVPAGRAVLGDPATKLETQLEIRKIIRRLPRLVANVAKLQDAVFGPDRKG
- the dapE gene encoding succinyl-diaminopimelate desuccinylase, encoding MTDTLCPVSLTQDLVRCPSITPEEGGALQLLQSVLEGAGFTCIRVDRNGTPNLFARWGARGHPRSLGFNGHTDVVPLGNPDDWTRAPFGGESDAGRIWGRGACDMKSGVAAFVAAAVDFVRTTPPDGAVILTITGDEEGPSQDGTVALLDWMAPRGEAMSACIVGEPTCPNTMGEMIKIGRRGSMTAHVVARGRQGHAAYPHKAANPLPVLVHYLDRLARHDLDRGTDHFDPSTLALTTIDVGNPASNVIPAQGRATLNIRFNDLHTSASLSDWLRDVARDVCAGTDVTLDLEFHISGESFLTPPGPLSDLVAQAVTDECGVVPVLSTSGGTSDARFIKDHCPVVEFGLVGTSLHQVDEYAEIDQIHQLKAVYGRILQAYFA
- a CDS encoding GNAT family N-acetyltransferase; the protein is MTLSIALTEDLATCHALRRAVFIEEQGVSVIEEVDGRDTDALHILAHKDGQAVGCARILVAGATGKIGRVCVLAQMRGQGVGVALIEAALDCLRQIDGVTQARLGAQTHAIGFYERLGFSVDGPEYLDAGIVHRDMVRPV
- the rnr gene encoding ribonuclease R, coding for MKQLPGLDQLRAWIAENPGASKRDIAKAFDIKGGAKIDLKAMLRELEGEGVLPRRRSKGGTGALPPVTVLEILAPDAQGDLFARAVEWRSEGPAPRILFLTRSDDPALGEGDRVLARIEAIRGPDYDYQARLMRKIGTNPARILGVFRKSAEGGRVVPIDKGADRDWRVSAHDTDGAQDGELVHAEPLGKGRFGPPAARIIARLGDPTAPKAVSLIAIHQHGIRDAFPDAVIAEADRAEPAGPEGRRDLRDLDLMTIDPWDARDHDDAIMASADPDPENAGGFILWVAIADVAAYVRPGSELDREARRRGNSTYFPDRVVPMLPDILSGDLCSLHEGVDRPCMALRMVIDAQGNKLTHDFHRAIMRSRASLTYEQAQAADEGRLDDATTPLLDGLRDLFGAYRALRHARDRRQPLDIDLPERQIVLSDEGRVTSVAFKERFDAHRLVEDFMVLANVAAAETLREKGSALLYRVHEEPSPEKMESLRELARESGFALAKGQVLKTRHFNQLLAQAEGTEFDELINMATLRSMTQAYYNAQNFGHFGLALREYAHFTSPIRRYADLIVHRALIAAHNWGDDGLTPWDVDHLDETAKAISEAERRSMAAERDTADRYLAAFLAERVGAEFTGRVSGVARFGVFVKLDETGADGLVPIRAIGDEYFRHDPETQVLEGERTGFRIGLGQRVKVKLAEAEPVTGGLALELLEVEGEAPARNPRGGRGRGRPVRRAVGKRKGADAKARKKIKRTRG